In the Oscillospiraceae bacterium genome, CTACAGATTGTTGGGCCAGCCGTCACAGACCACCAGCAATGCCAAATATAATGCAAATTTTTTGGGGAATGTAAGAAAATAGAGGAGGAATCTTTATGATTTCTACAGGAATTATTCGCAGTATCGACAGTTTGGGACGCGTTGTGCTGCCTAAGGAACTGCGCCGCACCTTTGAGATCACCACCGATACGCCGCTGGAGATCATGACCGAGGGCGATGCCATCCTGCTGCGCAAGTACCGCCCCGCCGATGCCTGCGTCCTGTGCGGCCAGGTATCCCCCGGCTCGGTACAGCTGTACGGAAAAACCGTCTGCCCCGCCTGCCAGAGAGCATTGGCCGAAAAGGAGCAGGGATGACCTACTTTCTTTGCAAAGAAAGTAGGCAAAGAAACTTTCAATAGTTTTACACGCAAAGGGGATATAAGGAAAAGCCATTCACTCTTTTGTAGGGGGTGCTGCTTGCATCGCCCCGCAAGTGCTGCCATACCGGCGGGCCGATGACGAGCATCGGCCCCTACAATTTTCTTCCTGGCATAATACGTACAAAAACCGGGCAGGCCCTTTTGGTGTTGGGGTCTGCCCGGCTGCGTTTCTTATGGATGGCTCACTCCGCCGGGTGCAGCGCACGCATGGATTCCTCGGCGTTTTTCACCAGGTTCAACAGGCTTGTCGCGTGGCGGGGGTAGTCCTGGGTCAGGCGCTCGGTGCTTAACGAGAGCGTCGCCGGGTCCAGGCTGTCCTTGCCTCCGTCCTCGCCGGTCAGGGCGGCAGCCAGCTCGGCTTCGGCCACGTGCATGGCGGCGTCGGCATTGCCCTGCCACCGCGCCGCGCCGACACGGAACATGCCAACCGCATTTTTTGGCGATGCATCGTACAAGCGTCGGAACACTTTGTACACAGCCAGCATCAAATACTGGCTGATCTGGATGACCAGCTGCTTATCCTTGCTTTCCTGCAGCTTGTCGTACAAAATATCCAGCGAATTTTCGATGAGCTTTTTGTACATTGTGGGCAGCACACTGCCGCGGTAGACGCTGCCACTGGTGCTGGCGCCGGTTTCCGGCAGGTCGGCCACGCTGATGGTCTGGCCGCTGCGGTCGGCACTGCGGCCCAGCAGGTAATCGCAGCTGACGCCGTAATAATCAGCTACCTGTACCACAAATGCCAGGCTGCACTCCCGGATGCCTTTCTCGTAATGGGACAGCTGCGCCTGGCTGATGCCCAGGTCCGCCGCCGCCTGCTTTTGGGTGATGCCGCGTTCTTTGCGCAGCAGCGCAAGAATACGGTTGAACTCGCTTGCCATATAATTCCTCTTTCACACCGTCATTTCTCGGTGTACATACTACGTGATGTATATTATATCCGCAAAAAAACGCTTTGTAAACCCGTGTTTCGACGGTGTTTTCGGCCCGAAAACAGAGCAGGATTTTTATGTCCCCATAATTTGGGCCAGCCCCGCCCCGCCGGGTATAAATATTGTGGGCGAAAAAATACAGCCCGTTATATTCCGCCTATTTTGTAACTGAATTGTAACCAT is a window encoding:
- a CDS encoding AbrB/MazE/SpoVT family DNA-binding domain-containing protein; this encodes MISTGIIRSIDSLGRVVLPKELRRTFEITTDTPLEIMTEGDAILLRKYRPADACVLCGQVSPGSVQLYGKTVCPACQRALAEKEQG
- a CDS encoding helix-turn-helix transcriptional regulator, which translates into the protein MASEFNRILALLRKERGITQKQAAADLGISQAQLSHYEKGIRECSLAFVVQVADYYGVSCDYLLGRSADRSGQTISVADLPETGASTSGSVYRGSVLPTMYKKLIENSLDILYDKLQESKDKQLVIQISQYLMLAVYKVFRRLYDASPKNAVGMFRVGAARWQGNADAAMHVAEAELAAALTGEDGGKDSLDPATLSLSTERLTQDYPRHATSLLNLVKNAEESMRALHPAE